In the Arthrobacter sp. CDRTa11 genome, GGAAATGGGCGCACCGTCCTGGCGGGCGGAGTCGGCGGTGGCCATGACGAGCTGCAGGCTCTGGATGTTGTCGGTGACGTCTGTCTCAGCCTTATGCCCTGTTTCGATGGCGTCGCGGAATGCTGCGAGCGTCCCCAGGCGTTCCTCGACTGGCAACGGGTCCAGGTCGACGTGCATGACGCCGGAGCGTTCCACCGCTCCGGCGAGGAAAACGGTGTCGAACAGTGAGGCGAAATTGATGGTGACTTCGTTGTTCTTCCACGTGATGGCGCCCTTGCTGCCTTGGATTTCCCAGTCGCCGTCCCAGCTGGTTTGCGGGCCGTAGGAGCTCCATGAACCGGTGTATACGACGCGGGCACCGTTGCGGCCGTCGAACTGCACGACCGCGGAGGCGTTGCCCTTGAACCTGGAAGTGCCAGTGTTCCAGGACCGTGCGCGGACGGCGGTGGGTTCAATGCCGACGATGCCGCGGAGCTGGTCAAGGTGATGGATCATGGCGTCCACGATGAGGGGTTCATCCATTTCGAGCCGGAACCCTTCGAACGGCGGGTTCTTCTTGTAGTCGATGAAGACGTGCTCGAGGTCCCCGATGACCCCTTCGCGGATGAGGCGCTGAACAGTGCGCGCGGCGCGCTTGAAACGGTAGTTCTGCGACACCATGGCCTGTTTGCCGGATTTTTCGGCCGCCTCGATGATGCGGATGCCGTCCTCAAGGTTGTGGGCGAGGGGCTTCTCTATCAGGGTGTGCACGCCGGCCTCAAGGGCCGGGATGGCGACGGCTGCATGGAACTCGGGCGGGACGATGACCAGGACAGCGTCGAACGTTTCCTTGTGCTTCAGCGCTTCCTGGATAGTGGCGTAGGCGGGGATTGCGTACTGTTCACCTGCGGCCCGTGCGGCGTCGGGGTTGACGTCGACGACGCCGGCCAGCTCCCAGGTTTTGCTTTGGTGAATCACGTTCAGCCATGAAGCGCCCCACGCGCCGAGGCCTACCTGGATGATTTTCATTTACTTACTCCTTCTAGTTCTTTGACCTCTGGGACGGCGACCCACTCGCCGCCCTTGCTCGATGCGATGATGCTTTCGGTAAGGACCGCTGACCTGAGGCCGTCCCTAAAGGTGGGCAGGCCATCTTTGATGTCTCCGTTGATTGCGGCATAGGTATCGGAGACGAATGCATTGAAAGCATCCTGATAACCCTGCGGATGTCCGGCCGGCAGGACACTGAGCCGTGCCGCTTCGGGGCTAAGCGCGTCCGGGTCGCGGACAAGCAACTGTGAACCCGCCCGTTTACCAAGCCACAACGTCTCCGGGGCTTCCTGGTCGAACTGGAGGGTGCTCTCCGCACCCGAAATCTCAACCATCAGGCGGTTCTTCCGTCCAGGTGCAACCTGGCTGACCAGGAGGTTTCCCACGGTGCCGGCCTCAGTCGTGAAGACAGCCGCAACGAGGTCCTCGGTGTGGACGTCCTTGTGGTCTGCCCGGCCGGAGAAGAGAGTGCGGCTCAGGGCCCCGACCTGTGTTATCCGGTCCCCGCTCACGAATTCGATGAGGTCGCACAGATGGGACCCGATGTCGGCGAACGCCCGCGACGGGCCACCGAGGCCGGCGTCCACCCGCCAGTTGTCGTCGTCCTGGGAAAGAAGCCAATCCTGAAGGTAGGAACCCTGAATGGTGGAGATCCGTCCCGTTTGGCCGGATGCAATGCGTTCCCGGGCTTCCCGAACCATCGGGTGGAACCGGTAGACGAAGGGAACGGTGGCAACCGTTCCGGCCGTTGCAGCCAGCTCCACGAGCTGGGTGGCGTCCTGCACGTTCGTAGCCAGAGGCTTCTCGCAGACAACGTGCTTGCCTGCTTTCAGCGCGGCCTCGGCCAGAGCGTAGTGGGTGGCGTTCGGGGTGCAGATGTGGATGACATCGATCTTGTCGTCCTGGACGAGGTCCTGGACGGAGGCGTAAGCCTGTTCGACACCCAGCCGGTCTTTCGCGCGGGCGGCACTGGCAAGGCTCGAGGATGCGATGCCGGCGATCGCCGCCCCTGAAGCACGGGCGGCTCTGCTGTGCACCTCAGCCATGAACCCGGCACCGACGAACCCGGCCCGTAACCGGGAGGGGGCTGTCGTGGTTCTCTCGTTTTCCATGCAGAAACCGTGACACGCAGCACATGGCTTTCGTCAGTCAGTCAGCAAAAGTCTGCACCATTTGACGCTAGAGGCGCTGGACTGCGCGGCAAAGTTGCACTTTTTGATGCTACGGGCGTCGATGAGTGGACGGGAGCAAGCGGGCACTCGACACTGGGTGACATGATCCCCCCTCGGGGTTCTGTGAGCCTGATGCACGACCTCAGTGTCACCATTCACATCTTTTGAGCCCCGAAACGGAGAGTCATGGACAACGGCGGTCCCGGCGAACTTTTACCAATCCTGCGCGACGGACGCCCGCGAACCAGGGCAGAACTGGCCGGGATAACGGGCCTGGGTCGGGCTGCCATCAGTTCCCGCCTGGAGCCGCTCCTAAAACTCGGACTGGTTATCCCCGTATCGGATGCGCCTTCCACTGGAGGCCGCCCCTCGGCGCGACTAGCCTTCAACCCGGGTGCAAGGTTGGCCGCTGCCGCTGACGTCGGCGCCACCCACGCCATCGTGGCTCTGACGGACCTGTCAGGGAGGGTACTCATGGAAACCACGGAGCGGCTTGAGATCTCGAGTGGACCCAAAGCTGTTCTGGACTGGCTGTTGACGACGCTAAAAGGCCAATTGAAAGCGATGGAGCGTCCGACAGCGGATGTCATCGCCGTCGGTATCGGGCTACCCGGTCCCGTTGAACACTCCACCGGAAAGCCAACCAGCCCGCCGATCATGCCGGGATGGGATGGGTTCGATGTTCCCGCTTACGTTCAGCAGACCTTTGACGTTCCCGTACTCGTCGATAACGATGTCAATCTCATGGCCCTCGGCGAGCGGGCGAAACGTTGGCCTGACGAGGACAACATGATCTTCCTTAAAGTCGCCACCGGTATCGGCTCGGGGGTTGTAAGTGGGGGAATGTTGCAGCGTGGCGCAGCAGGGGTCGCTGGGGACGTCGGCCATATCGCCGTTTCCAGGGGAGCAGGAATTCTATGTCGCTGCGGCAAGAGTGGCTGCCTGGAGGCCATCGCAGGCACTCCGGCCATCGCCAAGCAACTCCGCGGCAACGGACCTGAGGCAATCACCGGAAATGACGTCGTCCCGCTCGTTCGTTCCGGCGATTTGGCTGCTATTCAAGCCGTCCGACAGGCCGGACGCGACATCGGGGAAATGCTCAACATGTGCGTAAGCTTTATCAACCCCGCGCTGATTGTGGTGGGCGGATCGCTTTCACATTCCGGAGAACATCTGATCGCCGGAATACGTGAAACGGTCTATGCACGCTCAACACCTTTGGCGACCCAGCACCTGAATATCACCCAATCCGAAACCGGGCGGGAAGCTGGAGTGATTGGGGCGAGCATCTTGGCCGTCGAATATGCCCTCGCCCCTCATCGGGTCAATGACCTCGCGAAGACGCTGCATTCCGCCGGCCGCGACGATACCGACGATC is a window encoding:
- a CDS encoding Gfo/Idh/MocA family protein encodes the protein MENERTTTAPSRLRAGFVGAGFMAEVHSRAARASGAAIAGIASSSLASAARAKDRLGVEQAYASVQDLVQDDKIDVIHICTPNATHYALAEAALKAGKHVVCEKPLATNVQDATQLVELAATAGTVATVPFVYRFHPMVREARERIASGQTGRISTIQGSYLQDWLLSQDDDNWRVDAGLGGPSRAFADIGSHLCDLIEFVSGDRITQVGALSRTLFSGRADHKDVHTEDLVAAVFTTEAGTVGNLLVSQVAPGRKNRLMVEISGAESTLQFDQEAPETLWLGKRAGSQLLVRDPDALSPEAARLSVLPAGHPQGYQDAFNAFVSDTYAAINGDIKDGLPTFRDGLRSAVLTESIIASSKGGEWVAVPEVKELEGVSK
- a CDS encoding Gfo/Idh/MocA family protein, which translates into the protein MKIIQVGLGAWGASWLNVIHQSKTWELAGVVDVNPDAARAAGEQYAIPAYATIQEALKHKETFDAVLVIVPPEFHAAVAIPALEAGVHTLIEKPLAHNLEDGIRIIEAAEKSGKQAMVSQNYRFKRAARTVQRLIREGVIGDLEHVFIDYKKNPPFEGFRLEMDEPLIVDAMIHHLDQLRGIVGIEPTAVRARSWNTGTSRFKGNASAVVQFDGRNGARVVYTGSWSSYGPQTSWDGDWEIQGSKGAITWKNNEVTINFASLFDTVFLAGAVERSGVMHVDLDPLPVEERLGTLAAFRDAIETGHKAETDVTDNIQSLQLVMATADSARQDGAPISLKTNAELFGNH
- a CDS encoding ROK family protein; translated protein: MDNGGPGELLPILRDGRPRTRAELAGITGLGRAAISSRLEPLLKLGLVIPVSDAPSTGGRPSARLAFNPGARLAAAADVGATHAIVALTDLSGRVLMETTERLEISSGPKAVLDWLLTTLKGQLKAMERPTADVIAVGIGLPGPVEHSTGKPTSPPIMPGWDGFDVPAYVQQTFDVPVLVDNDVNLMALGERAKRWPDEDNMIFLKVATGIGSGVVSGGMLQRGAAGVAGDVGHIAVSRGAGILCRCGKSGCLEAIAGTPAIAKQLRGNGPEAITGNDVVPLVRSGDLAAIQAVRQAGRDIGEMLNMCVSFINPALIVVGGSLSHSGEHLIAGIRETVYARSTPLATQHLNITQSETGREAGVIGASILAVEYALAPHRVNDLAKTLHSAGRDDTDDLQKVEHVA